A region of the Litchfieldia alkalitelluris genome:
ATTATTGGAGACCGGGGAATTCGTTTATCAGGGGGAGAGCGTCAACGTCTTGTTCTTGCCCGGGCAATATTACGTAAGCCATCAATCTTGGTTCTTGATGAAGCAACAAGTGCTTTGGATTCAGAGAACGAAGCCAAAATTCAAGAAGCGCTAGATCGGTTAAAAGGAAAGTTAACAATAATTGTGATTGCCCATCGTTTATCAACAATCCGGAATGCTGATCAGGTTATAGTTCTTGATCAAGGAAAAATTGTTCAAAAAGGCGGTTTTATTCAGCTTGCAAAAGAAAAGAAAAGCATGTTTAGTAATCTGTTAAGTAAGCAAATGGGAGTAAATGTAATGGACACTCATGGTTAATCTGAGTGTCCATTCTCGCTTTGGATAAGTATTAATTTATGATAATTAACTTTTTGATAGTAATGTTGTTTTAATGTTTTGTGTAAACAATCTTTAAATAAAGTGTAATGATATGCATACATTATTTTATGGTATGTATCTTTTAAGTTTTTAAATATATATCTAAATAATGAAGACATATAAATAACCTCCTTATTTATTTATATGAAACAGAAAAGATAGAATATGAAATTTAATTTTATATAAAGTGTTAGGAGTTTTAAAATGAACCTCATCAGTATCAATATCTGTAGACTAGTCCCCATTATTTACATGTCTTGGATTTGGCTTCAATCTGCTAAATTTAACCCATCATCTATTGAACATGTTTTCTATGATTTAGACTTTAAGGTCATTTTACTCATTGGTGGGACACTAGAGTTTGCCCACCTCATCGAATTCGGAATACTGTATGTATTTTTGATTGTAGCATTTCTTACTTTAGGGCCACTTACTAAAAAAAAGGAAGTCGCTGCATTAATTATTGCCATTACATACTCATTTATTGATGAAATTCATCAGTACTATGTTCCATACCGTTCATTTTCTCAGATTGATATGGTTAAGAACTTAATCGGGATTTGGTTTTTCTGGTGGCTTGTAAGAAGGACATATTATAATAGAAACTCGAAATTAGGTGCGTTTTTTCGAGGGATACAGTAAGAAAAGAAAAAAGGTGTCTTACATATTTAATAAGAAAAAAGCGTTATTGACTTTATATCAATAAACGCTTTTTCTTGCTATCGTGTCGGGAAGTCCTTTTTTATAAAAATTGAATTTTGTGGAGTGCCTGTTGGCTTCATTTTACCATTTTTATCGAAAATAGGGGATGCATAATCATTTTGGTTATAATCCCCGTATACTTTATACTTACTAGATAGAATTGTATCTAACAATGAATATTGAGAATAATGAATAACTAGTAGACCTCCTGGCTTTAGCAATCTGTCAAGTTCAATTATTTGTTTCTCAAATTTATCAAACGGATATATGTGTTTTAGATTGGTAATACCTGTTTCTTTGATATGGTGAGGTTTTCGTTGAAGAACTGCCATACAAAAAATGGCATCATATTTTCCATGCTTCTCAAGTTCACTTGTTGTTGAATAGATAAATGATATTTTATCATCGACAGTAAGCTTTTTACATATAGCAAGACTGCTTTTATTAACATCTGCTCCTATAATGCGTGAGTTGGTAAAATATTTTCTCAGAGTCATAACCTCTTCTCCAGTTGAACATCCATAAGAGAGCATCTTTATATTTTTATCTCCAAAGTATTCTTTTGCAGCTGAGAAAATGACTGGATAACGATCCATAAAAGTGAGTGACGTTGTTTGATGAACATTTTTAGAATTAAATAATTGCATTAGAAGAATTGACCTGTAATTTTGGTCTACAAAAAACCGTCTGAAGTTATTAAATAAACTCCATGTGATATAAACTAAAGAAACGATATTTCTAATAAAAATGTTCTTTGAATTTCGTTGAAGGCGAAGGTTTTGTTTTGTGTTGCTAATTACGCTCATTATATCCTCTCTTTTCTTCGGGAAAATGTGTTAACGAAGAGTTAATAATATAATGATAACATTGTTCTTCATTAAGAACAAGTTGTTAATTTAAGTCTCATAAAATTGAAGTGTCTAAGTACTTGTTAAATTAATTCCCAAAATAAAAAAAGCGTCTGTTGATCTTACTATCAATAGTCGCTTTTTGCAGTTTATTCTTATTTATTTTCTGCTCTCCATTTATTAAATTCCAGATATTCACGAAACTGATCTTTTGTAACTCCAGATTTCATGGCCTCTTTAACAAGGTTAGCCCACTCGCTGTCAAGCTCTGCAGGATCATTGATCTCGCCATCTAGCAACGTATTCACTGAAACTCCGAGGACGGAGGAGATTTTTTCTAGGAATTGAATTGAAGGGTTTGATTGGAGGTTGCGTTCAATCGAGCTTAGATAAGATTTAGCAACTCCAGCTCTTTCTGCTAGTTCTGAGAGTGATAGTTTTCTTTGTAATCTGTAATTTTTGATGCGTTGACCAATCATTATGTATGTCACCTTCCCTTAATTTTGATTATAACATATTAGAACCAATTTTCTATATTTTGATTAATTGAAAATTTCTTCACATCCAAAGATGGCTATAATCTCGGAAGGGTTTAAATGAAAAAAAACCAGCTATATAGGTACAATTATAGCAGGTTGGTAGTGTTATGTATTGTATTATGCTCGAATATTAAATATATGTAACAGCCTTATTTCCGCTTGTAAAAAACTCTCTGATTTCTTCGACTGACATGCCGATTTCCAAGGCATATAGAATTAAGTCAACCCACTCCTCGTCCAAATCATTTGCTTTAAAAACTCCATTGCTTGCCATTGTATCTCCCCCAAAATACGTAGTATCTGAGGCAGCCCAGCCGTCATCGTTATAACTATAACCTTAGACCCGTGACTTTGCGTCCTTTTTTTTCAAAAAGTTTGCCTTTCACTGAATTTCCCCTCAATGAATATATGACTGAACTAGCAGGTATATGTCGATTTTATATGTATAATGGAAGTATATCCCTTTTGAAAGAGAAATAGTGTTGAACTTTGTCGACAAAATAAAAATTTTACAAATACTTTAAATAAGCGCTTTCAAGACTAAAGTTATATTTCTTTATGATATTGATGTGTCTAAATACCTGAAAATTTCGTTAAATGGTTCAAGATAGGGGATTATTTGTAAGTTGATGGTGTTAATTAGGAGAAAATGTCGATAAGTTTTTTGTCATAAAAGGCTCAAGTCGGAAATAGGGGGAGAGACCTACTCCAACTTGAGCCAAAACACCTAGTTCATCATTGCTTGTGGAGTTAAGTAAAACAATCCACCATTTATGATTTCAATTTTTACCTTTGGTTCATATTGCTCTCGTAATGCTTCTTTTTCCGTTTCATAGCTTTCTGGTTTTTCTTCAAGATCTTCATAAAAATGATTCAGTAACTCGAGATCTTCATTCCAACGTTCACGAGCAGCATCTGCCCAGGAGTGATCATCACTTTCGACAAAACCACGGATATATTGCTGCAATCGATTTAACCCGCTTTTATGCTTGATAAGTGGACTCATTGTAAAACAATAGTCTGGAATCTTTGGGGTTAACTCAAGCTTTTCCAATCGGTCTTGGAAGTTTTCTAATATACTTCCGCTTATTAAATGAAGGCCAAGAGACATCAAAATATCTCGTTTTCGATCACATTGATAAGAGATTTTCGCATTAATTCCTAACCAAGGGTGTAACGGAATATTGTTTGGGACCGTCTGCTGCACGTTTTGATATAAGCGCATATATCCGGCTAATTGTTTAGTCGACTGGAAAATTTGATGCAACCTCGGTGCGCCAAAATGAATGAGTTCACCCTTTAAATCCTTAGGTGCTTTTTCTTGGTCTGTAATCAAGGTGAGGGCATAAGGGTTAGGGATACCACCTGTTTTCTCAAGATAGTGCCAATAAAAAGGACGGTTCATAAGCTGTTTATCAAGCTCTACAGTTAGTTGAACGGTCATATGCCCGGGTGCACTCTCTGTAATTTCACAATGATTAGAGGTGAAATACCGCTCTAGAAAGCTATGAATTTCCGCTTGCTGCATGTGGCTCATCTCCTTCCTCTTCTTCTGCATAATTTAAAATTGAGGTTAAATTGTCCATTTTAATACGCATTTCGCCTTCACTTTTTGAATGAAGTAAAATATCTTGAACATGTTCCTCAAGATTTCCAATATCCAGCTTTGTTAAGATTTCATCTAATTGTCCAACAACACGTTCAAACAGATTTATTTTTTCATAAAGAAGCTTTAAAATATGTTCTTCAACGGTGTTGGCAGTGGAGAAGTTGTAAATCTTCACGTCGTTTTCCTGTCCTAATCGGTGAATACGACCAATTCGTTGTTCCAGTCGCATTGGATTCCATGGTAAATCATAATTAATCAGATGGTTACAGAATTGAAGGTTAATTCCTTCACCACCAGCTTCAGTTGCAATCAGAACTTGGGCATGGTTTTGGAATAGCTGCTTCATCCAATCCTTTTTCCCACGCTTAAAGCCTCCGCGGAAGGGAACAGACGAGATTCCGTTTTGTTGTAAAAACCACTGCAAGTACATTTGAGTGGCACGATATTCTGTGAAAATAATCACCTTGCCATCAATCTGCTTAATTAGTTCTAATGCTTTTTCTGCCTTGGAATTGGTTTGCACTTGTTCAACTTTCTGCATTAAGTGCATCACCATATCTTCAGGGATGTTGATGTTTTCATCGTTATTTTTTTCAAGCATTTTCTTTAATGTAAAAAAGACTGCTTCACGACTACTGCATGCTTCACGTTGTAATGTCATGATTGCAAAGCTACTTGTTATGCCGCCCTGACCACGAAACTCAGAGATGCTATCATATAATTCGCGTTCTGACTCTGAAAACTCAATTGGTACTGTTTCAACCTTCCGTTTTGTCCATTCAATCCCAGTATCACTACGACGATTACGAATCATCACCTTATTAACAAGATTCTTTAAATGTTGATCTTCTTGAAGGGATCTACTTTTCTTCTTCCCATATGATTCATCGAAATAAGTTTGGTTACCTAAATGACCTGGTTTTAATAATGACACAAGATTAAATATCTCTTCTACTCGATTTTGAATAGGTGTTGCTGTAAGAAGTAAGCAAAATCTCTTTTTTAAGCTTTGAGCAAATTCATAGTTTTTCGTTTTATTGTTTTTGAGTTTATGTGCTTCATCGATAATAATCATGTCATAGTTTTGTTCAAGCACGATTTCTCGATGCGGACTTCGTTTCGCTGTATCTATAGAAGAAACAACAACATCACATTGCTCCCAAACATAGCTTTTCTTTTGCTCAACAGCAGGGATATAGAACTTTTGCTGTAATTCTGCTGCCCATTGAGACACGAGAGAAGCGGGAACAAGAATTAATACTTTTTTAACCAACCCACGAATCATGTATTCTTTTAAAATTAACCCGGCTTCAATTGTTTTCCCAAGACCCACTTCATCTGCAAGAATGGCTTTGCCGTTCATTTGTTCTACCACTTGCTTTGCGACTTCAAGCTGATGTGGAAGTGGAGTTAAGTGGGCTAAGTGCCTTGGTGCCTGTAAGCC
Encoded here:
- a CDS encoding YqhG family protein is translated as MQQAEIHSFLERYFTSNHCEITESAPGHMTVQLTVELDKQLMNRPFYWHYLEKTGGIPNPYALTLITDQEKAPKDLKGELIHFGAPRLHQIFQSTKQLAGYMRLYQNVQQTVPNNIPLHPWLGINAKISYQCDRKRDILMSLGLHLISGSILENFQDRLEKLELTPKIPDYCFTMSPLIKHKSGLNRLQQYIRGFVESDDHSWADAARERWNEDLELLNHFYEDLEEKPESYETEKEALREQYEPKVKIEIINGGLFYLTPQAMMN
- a CDS encoding DEAD/DEAH box helicase, producing MKVTTEFDHTWEDGFLQRIDEDGPWASWELYKLAYEVEKHVTIPEFEGLQAPRHLAHLTPLPHQLEVAKQVVEQMNGKAILADEVGLGKTIEAGLILKEYMIRGLVKKVLILVPASLVSQWAAELQQKFYIPAVEQKKSYVWEQCDVVVSSIDTAKRSPHREIVLEQNYDMIIIDEAHKLKNNKTKNYEFAQSLKKRFCLLLTATPIQNRVEEIFNLVSLLKPGHLGNQTYFDESYGKKKSRSLQEDQHLKNLVNKVMIRNRRSDTGIEWTKRKVETVPIEFSESERELYDSISEFRGQGGITSSFAIMTLQREACSSREAVFFTLKKMLEKNNDENINIPEDMVMHLMQKVEQVQTNSKAEKALELIKQIDGKVIIFTEYRATQMYLQWFLQQNGISSVPFRGGFKRGKKDWMKQLFQNHAQVLIATEAGGEGINLQFCNHLINYDLPWNPMRLEQRIGRIHRLGQENDVKIYNFSTANTVEEHILKLLYEKINLFERVVGQLDEILTKLDIGNLEEHVQDILLHSKSEGEMRIKMDNLTSILNYAEEEEGDEPHAASGNS
- a CDS encoding anti-repressor SinI family protein, which gives rise to MASNGVFKANDLDEEWVDLILYALEIGMSVEEIREFFTSGNKAVTYI
- a CDS encoding VanZ family protein, giving the protein MNLISINICRLVPIIYMSWIWLQSAKFNPSSIEHVFYDLDFKVILLIGGTLEFAHLIEFGILYVFLIVAFLTLGPLTKKKEVAALIIAITYSFIDEIHQYYVPYRSFSQIDMVKNLIGIWFFWWLVRRTYYNRNSKLGAFFRGIQ
- a CDS encoding helix-turn-helix domain-containing protein translates to MIGQRIKNYRLQRKLSLSELAERAGVAKSYLSSIERNLQSNPSIQFLEKISSVLGVSVNTLLDGEINDPAELDSEWANLVKEAMKSGVTKDQFREYLEFNKWRAENK
- a CDS encoding class I SAM-dependent methyltransferase; this translates as MSVISNTKQNLRLQRNSKNIFIRNIVSLVYITWSLFNNFRRFFVDQNYRSILLMQLFNSKNVHQTTSLTFMDRYPVIFSAAKEYFGDKNIKMLSYGCSTGEEVMTLRKYFTNSRIIGADVNKSSLAICKKLTVDDKISFIYSTTSELEKHGKYDAIFCMAVLQRKPHHIKETGITNLKHIYPFDKFEKQIIELDRLLKPGGLLVIHYSQYSLLDTILSSKYKVYGDYNQNDYASPIFDKNGKMKPTGTPQNSIFIKKDFPTR